The following proteins are co-located in the Desulfovibrio intestinalis genome:
- a CDS encoding PEP/pyruvate-binding domain-containing protein produces the protein MGKSTAAKPAQNKAKGNTPEAIQKKLVLTGADIVQLGPEAELLVGGKNYNTALISQIEGIQAPYFRAISSLAFHQLLDETKVNGRVVRSVVDREYGRIDWNDPEINQDPDFLQKFVRQLGKQIYQAAKAEGEQSHTKLRTFINNIVEGFATSPEGIDQLRKRSVIVQAAILSVEVPAEVDEAVRAAYREICQDNTDDMTPVAVRSSAAGEDSRKKAFAGLQDTYLNMVGEDRVVEAYHWDCSSAYNLRSMTYRREAILDALAKAEETGDESIAETAKKEWAIEHTSLSVCMMQMINPVISGTAFSADTATGCRGTSRRDLVSIDASYGLGEAVVGGKVTPDKLYVFQRDDGGEVVIRQMGCKDMKIIYDERGGTKEVEVPELEALRWALSLSQAERVAMGVRAVSKAYDGMIMDTEFCIDANDKLWFVQARPETRWNEDLELHPTTIFMRRREVDPKAAAEAEVLVEGNGASRGAGQGTVRFLRSALELNKISKGDVLAAERTDPDMVPGMRVASAIMADVGGDTSHAAITSRELGIAAVIGIQRLDVLRALDGAEITVDGTRGRVYRGLLPLHEVGGEMDVAKLPATKTKVGLVLADVGQALFLSRLRNFDQFEVGLLRAEFMLGNISIHPQALEAFDKGELEGVVHAKLKELEDRLSKVLREQMSVGLIVFNLNLREHVGEITGLAAELGALADSGNNLTAEDVLLQHRKMRELEHKIDQHMEMASRRIEVLKTSPDLADHVRIIMGYDDELALQNSNDPESGKRIAEIEASVDAHVKRIENLPGVTRLMANIAHLREEVGLRSGLKKEMDDVRNLTEKIRSMIKARGFRTGKEHYVQTLAQNLALFAMAFYGKPITYRTTDFKSNEYRNLLGGNLFEHFEDNPMLGYRGVSRNIHDWEIEAFKLARGVYGGSNLRMMLPFVRTLEEARSMRSYLEQVHKLKSGQDGLKIILMSELPSNAILAKQFISEFDGFSIGSNDMTQMVLATDRDNARLAHIYDEEDPAVVWAILVSIFTGLKYGKKVGFCGQGVSNSLILRGLVAIAGITSASVVPDTYYQTVFDIAAVEAEKIPTSDLGKWLGQQHHQRLAGLMEKAGYGHILKKYKNPQDIQEWYEGELQRRHEQFREHLDTPKEDFYRAELQSFRSTFHKPVIYATWNWDDTVLDSLHHAGFQNFEEQAKALEAARLLKD, from the coding sequence ATGGGTAAGAGTACCGCCGCCAAACCTGCGCAGAATAAAGCAAAGGGGAATACCCCTGAAGCCATTCAGAAAAAACTGGTGCTTACTGGCGCCGACATTGTGCAGCTTGGACCCGAAGCGGAATTGCTTGTTGGTGGTAAAAACTATAACACGGCGTTAATCAGCCAGATTGAAGGCATTCAGGCGCCTTATTTTCGCGCCATTTCTTCTCTGGCCTTTCACCAGCTTCTTGATGAAACCAAGGTGAACGGGCGTGTGGTACGCAGTGTTGTGGACCGTGAATACGGACGCATTGACTGGAACGACCCCGAAATTAACCAGGACCCGGACTTTCTGCAAAAGTTCGTGCGCCAGCTCGGCAAGCAGATATATCAGGCTGCCAAGGCCGAAGGCGAGCAGTCGCACACAAAGCTGCGCACCTTTATCAACAATATCGTTGAAGGCTTTGCCACGTCTCCCGAGGGCATTGACCAGTTGCGCAAGCGCTCTGTCATCGTACAGGCCGCTATTCTTTCCGTTGAAGTTCCTGCCGAAGTCGACGAGGCCGTGCGTGCGGCGTATCGTGAAATCTGTCAGGACAACACGGACGACATGACCCCGGTTGCGGTGCGTTCTTCCGCCGCTGGCGAAGACTCCCGCAAAAAAGCTTTTGCTGGTCTTCAGGATACCTACCTGAACATGGTGGGCGAAGACAGGGTTGTTGAAGCCTACCATTGGGACTGTTCATCTGCCTACAACTTGCGCTCCATGACCTATCGCCGTGAGGCCATTCTGGACGCGCTGGCCAAGGCTGAAGAAACAGGCGACGAGTCCATCGCTGAAACAGCCAAAAAAGAATGGGCCATCGAGCACACTTCTCTTTCTGTGTGCATGATGCAGATGATTAATCCCGTTATCTCCGGCACGGCATTTTCTGCCGATACTGCCACCGGTTGCCGTGGCACCAGCCGCCGGGATCTGGTGAGCATTGACGCCAGCTACGGCCTTGGTGAGGCTGTGGTTGGCGGCAAGGTTACGCCCGACAAGCTTTATGTCTTCCAGCGCGACGATGGCGGCGAAGTTGTTATCCGTCAGATGGGCTGCAAGGACATGAAGATCATTTATGATGAACGGGGCGGCACCAAAGAAGTGGAAGTGCCCGAGCTTGAAGCTCTGCGCTGGGCGCTTTCGCTCAGTCAGGCCGAGCGCGTGGCCATGGGCGTGCGTGCCGTAAGCAAGGCTTACGACGGCATGATCATGGATACGGAATTCTGCATTGACGCCAATGACAAGCTCTGGTTCGTGCAGGCGCGGCCTGAAACCCGCTGGAACGAAGATCTGGAGCTGCACCCCACCACCATCTTCATGCGCCGCCGTGAGGTCGATCCCAAGGCTGCGGCAGAAGCTGAAGTGCTGGTCGAAGGCAACGGAGCTTCACGCGGAGCAGGGCAGGGCACGGTGCGTTTCTTGCGCTCGGCTCTGGAGCTGAACAAGATATCCAAGGGCGATGTGCTTGCAGCCGAACGCACCGACCCGGACATGGTGCCGGGTATGCGTGTGGCGTCTGCCATTATGGCTGACGTTGGCGGCGACACGAGCCACGCGGCCATTACCTCGCGCGAACTTGGCATTGCCGCCGTTATCGGTATTCAGCGTCTGGATGTACTGCGCGCTCTGGATGGTGCCGAGATCACGGTTGACGGCACGCGTGGGCGTGTGTACCGCGGCCTTTTGCCCCTGCACGAAGTGGGCGGCGAAATGGACGTGGCCAAGCTGCCCGCCACCAAGACCAAGGTTGGCCTTGTGCTTGCCGACGTTGGCCAGGCGCTCTTTCTTTCCCGCTTGCGCAATTTTGACCAGTTTGAAGTGGGCCTTTTGCGGGCTGAGTTCATGCTGGGCAATATCAGCATCCATCCTCAAGCTCTGGAAGCCTTTGACAAGGGCGAGCTTGAAGGCGTGGTACATGCCAAGCTGAAGGAGCTTGAAGACCGCCTTTCCAAGGTGTTGCGCGAACAGATGTCTGTTGGGCTTATCGTCTTCAATCTTAACCTGCGCGAACACGTTGGCGAAATCACGGGCCTTGCTGCTGAGCTGGGTGCCCTGGCTGATAGCGGCAATAACCTTACTGCTGAAGACGTGCTGTTGCAGCACCGCAAGATGCGTGAGCTGGAACACAAAATTGACCAGCACATGGAAATGGCCTCACGTCGTATTGAAGTTCTTAAAACTTCTCCCGATCTGGCTGACCATGTTCGCATCATCATGGGTTATGATGATGAGCTTGCCCTGCAAAACAGCAACGACCCCGAGTCTGGCAAGCGTATTGCCGAAATCGAGGCCAGTGTCGACGCTCATGTGAAGCGTATTGAAAACCTGCCGGGCGTAACGCGCCTTATGGCAAATATAGCTCACCTGCGTGAAGAAGTGGGCCTGCGTTCTGGTCTGAAGAAAGAAATGGACGACGTGCGCAATCTGACGGAAAAAATCCGCAGCATGATTAAAGCACGCGGCTTCCGTACCGGCAAAGAGCACTATGTGCAAACTCTTGCCCAAAACCTGGCTCTTTTTGCCATGGCCTTCTACGGCAAGCCCATCACTTACCGCACAACTGACTTCAAGAGTAACGAATACCGCAACCTGCTTGGCGGCAACCTCTTCGAACACTTTGAAGACAACCCCATGCTTGGTTATCGTGGTGTTTCCCGTAACATTCATGACTGGGAAATTGAGGCGTTCAAGCTGGCTAGGGGCGTATATGGCGGCAGCAACCTGCGTATGATGCTGCCCTTCGTGCGTACTCTGGAAGAAGCCCGCTCCATGCGCAGCTACCTTGAGCAGGTGCACAAGCTCAAGAGCGGCCAGGACGGCCTCAAGATTATCCTCATGTCTGAACTGCCTTCCAACGCCATTTTGGCCAAGCAGTTCATTTCGGAGTTTGACGGGTTCTCTATCGGCTCCAACGACATGACCCAGATGGTGCTTGCCACTGACCGCGATAATGCGCGCCTTGCGCACATTTATGACGAAGAAGATCCCGCTGTTGTCTGGGCCATACTGGTGAGTATCTTCACCGGGCTCAAGTACGGCAAGAAAGTGGGCTTCTGCGGCCAGGGCGTGTCAAACAGCTTGATTCTGCGCGGTTTGGTGGCCATTGCGGGCATTACGTCCGCCTCGGTGGTGCCTGACACGTACTATCAGACCGTGTTTGACATCGCTGCAGTTGAAGCTGAAAAGATCCCCACTTCGGATCTTGGCAAATGGCTTGGCCAGCAGCACCACCAGCGTCTTGCGGGACTTATGGAAAAGGCCGGTTACGGCCATATCCTCAAGAAGTACAAGAACCCGCAGGATATTCAGGAATGGTATGAAGGCGAGTTGCAGCGTCGGCACGAACAGTTCCGCGAGCATCTTGATACCCCCAAGGAAGACTTCTACCGTGCTGAACTGCAGAGCTTCCGTTCTACCTTCCACAAGCCTGTGATCTACGCCACTTGGAACTGGGACGACACTGTGTTGGATTCCCTGCACCATGCTGGCTTCCAGAACTTCGAGGAACAGGCCAAAGCCCTTGAGGCAGCCCGCCTGCTGAAAGATTAG